A window of Equus przewalskii isolate Varuska chromosome 6, EquPr2, whole genome shotgun sequence genomic DNA:
CCTCTGATTTACAATTTGATACTTATAAACCACCCCCTACTTTTACTAAAAAGTTCTGCACTGGCTGTTGACATACGGACTGAAATATTTAtaccataaatatttaattacctttattattacatttatggTATATTACTATATTAAATCCTACCAAAAAATTGGgttcattaagaaaatatttttctagcaaGCTCTCTCTTCAGAGCCCCCTTAATCTCATTGTTACTAAGGCTGTAGATAAGGGGGTTCAACATGGGGATCACCACCATATAGAATACAGATACCACCTTGTTCTGGTCAGTTGAGTAGCAGGACTTGGGTGTTGCATAAATGAATGTGGTGGTCCCATAGTACAGAGTGACCGCTGTGAGGTGTgaggcacaggtggagaaggccttgtGGCGCCCCTCAGTGGAGCGCATCTTCaggatggtgatgaggatgtAGATGTAGGAGACAGCTATGACAAACAATGTGACCACAACAATCGAGCCAGCCACAAATGAGGGGACAACTGTGGAGATATTGACATAAGAACAGGAGAGTTCAACTAAAGGagcaaaatcacagaaaaaatgattGACTTGATTCGGTCCACAGAAGAATAAAGTAAAGTAGGATATAGTAATGGTGGAAGCATTGAGAGAACCACATACATAAGCTACTATGAGCCACTGAACACAAATTTGTGTGGACATTTTGGTGGAATAAAGCAATGGGCTGCAGATTGCCATAAAGCGATCATATGCCATGGCAGCCAGAAGGAAGCACTCAACTGCTCCAAAGAAAGCGGCTGAACCAAGCTGGATGCCACATCCAAAATAGGAGATGGTATTTTTCTCCACCAGGAAGTTTACAAGCATATTGGGTGTGACAGATGATGATAAGCCCATGTCAGCAAAAGCCAAGtagctcagaaaaaaatacataggatGATGGAGTTGAGAAGAGATTCTGATGAGAATGATTGTGCTGAGATTGCCAGGTACAGTCACCAGGTAGATACACAGGATGATCATGAAGAGAATGACTCGAAGGATAGGGTCACCAGTTAAGCCCAATAAAATGAACCCTGTCACTGCAGTGTGGTTCCCATCGCCCAAGGCATCCATGACACAACACAGTTTCTACCTAAAACAAACCTGTGATGAAAGATTACATTATAGAAGTTGTAAATTTCACAGTTTCGTTTTCATTGACACATGTGaggttattaaaacaaaattttcaagctaagtttggacttttttttttacttcagagTCTAGGGTTTATATGTTTATGTGTAATGaatcttctatattttaaaagttgtttttatcaGAACCACttttaaatctactttaaataatgtatattgttccctttatattatatatctataaaatgtacTTACATTGGCTTTAAAGCTAAAGACT
This region includes:
- the LOC103547246 gene encoding olfactory receptor 5P76-like; this encodes MDALGDGNHTAVTGFILLGLTGDPILRVILFMIILCIYLVTVPGNLSTIILIRISSQLHHPMYFFLSYLAFADMGLSSSVTPNMLVNFLVEKNTISYFGCGIQLGSAAFFGAVECFLLAAMAYDRFMAICSPLLYSTKMSTQICVQWLIVAYVCGSLNASTITISYFTLFFCGPNQVNHFFCDFAPLVELSCSYVNISTVVPSFVAGSIVVVTLFVIAVSYIYILITILKMRSTEGRHKAFSTCASHLTAVTLYYGTTTFIYATPKSCYSTDQNKVVSVFYMVVIPMLNPLIYSLSNNEIKGALKRELARKIFS